CGTCCATCGTGCCCTCCTTGGGCACCGCGCCCTCGGCGACGACGATGATGCCGTACTTCTCCCCCATCTGGAATCGCCGCTCCATCGCCTTGCAAATCTCCGCGATGTCGAAGGGCTGCTCCGGGATCACGGTGTAGTGCGCCCCGCCGGCCATGCCTGCGTGCAGCGCGATCCACCCGACGTGGCGGCCCATAACCTCGACGATGAGAATGCGGTTGTGCGACTCCGCGGTGGTGTGCAGGCGGTCTATGGCGTCAGTGGCCACGCTGACTGCGGTATCGAAGCCAAAGGTGTAGTCGGTCGCCGCGACGTCATTGTCAATGGTCTTGGGCACGCCGACGACCGGGATGCCGTTGTCGGATAGCCACTTCGCGCCCTTGAGGGTGCCCTCCCCGCCGATGGCGATCAGGGCGTCGACGCCGGCGTCGTCAAGATTGCGCTTGATCGTGTCCAGTCCCGCCTTGAACTTGTCCGGGTGGAGGCGGCCAGTGCCCAGGATCGTACCGCCACGCAGCAGGATCGAGTCGATGAACGCGTCGTCGTAAAGGTCGATCCGGCGGTCCTCGATGAGGCCGACCCAACCATCTAGGTACCCGACCACGGTGGAGCCGTACTGAGAGCTGGCGGTACGGACAATTCCGCGGATCACCGCGTTGAGCCCCGGGCAGTCTCCACCTGATGTGAGTGTGGCAAGTCGCATGGTGTATACCCTAGCGGGTTTTGGCGGTCACGTCCCTGCGCAGGAATGCCGTGCTGACAAGCCCCAACAGCATAGCCGTCAGCGGCAGCGCGATCGCGGGGGCCGCGGTAGAGGAAACATCGCCGCCGGCGAGCACTGCCCCCACCAGCGCCACGCCCAGCACGGACCCGACCTGGCGCACAGTGTTGTACAGCCCCGATGCGGCACCTGCCGCCTGATCGGGCACGAACCGCATGGTGGTTGTCGCGTTCGGCGCCCACACAAACGCGCTGCCCACGCCGAGCAGCGACGTCACCGCGGCGAAGAGCAGCGCAGGCGCGCCCGTGTGCATCACCCACCACGCGAGCCCCAAACCCGCGGCCATAAACCCGAACCCCACCGCCGACAGCACGCGCGGGCTCACCCGATCACTGAGCTCGCCGGCATACGGCGTCAGCGCCATCGCGAGCAGCGACATCGGCGCCGTGAGCAGGCCAGCGCTTGTCGACGCCACCCCGGCCACGCCCTGCAGCCAATACATCACAGGGATGAACATCGAAGCCACGGCGAAACCCATCGTGGCAATGCCGAACGTGCCCGCCGCGAAGTTGCCGTCCGAAAACAGTCGCACCGGCACCAGCGCGTCGTCTCCCCCGCGCGCCTGGATAGCTAAGAACACTGCGAGCAGGGCCGCGCCAATGAACGCCGGGGCCCAGGCCAGGAACTGGATGCCGTAGACCAGTGCGCCGAGTCCGGCGAGGGAGAGGGCGGTGGACAGGGCGTCGATACGCGCGGGCGAGACCGGCAGCTGGGGCAGAAACTTAAGCGCCAAGACGAGGCCGACCAGCGCGATTGCGGCCTGGGCGGCGAAGGCTGTGCGCCAGCCGGCGCCGACGAGGATGCCACCGAGGATGGGTCCGAGCAGTGAGCCGACGGAGCCGACGACGCCCCACACCGCGAAGACTCTGCCGCGCCGGTCGTTAGGCACGAACCGGTTAATCATGCCGAAGGCTTGGGGCAAAAATGCCGCGCAGCCGAGGCCTTGGAGCGCGCGGGCCGCGACGAGCGAGGCCAGGGACCACGACGCGGCGGCGAGCAACAGCGCGCCGAGGTAGAGCGCGATGCCGGCGATGAAGATGCGGCGTTGACCGAAGCGGTCGCCGAGGCGGCCCGCAACCGGCATGGGCACCACGGTGCAGATGAGGTAGACGCTGGTCAGCCACACCGCCGCGCCGACGCCGAAGGGCAGGTGCGGTGTGAGTACGGGCATGATCCCCTGATCGACCATGATCAGGAAGTAGCCCGTGGCAAGCGCCGCGAGCGCTGAGACCGGTGCGCTAGCGGCGTCCGGCTTCAAAGGCTGCACCGACGCGATACATCTTGTCGTCCTCGAAGGCCGGGGCGATGATCTGCAGGCCGACGGGCAGGTTCGTATCCGCGGCGGTGCCCGCGGGCACGGACATGCCGGGCAGGCCGGCGAGGTTGAGCGGCAGCGTGAACAGGTCGAAGTTGTACATCGCGAGCGGGTCGTCAACCTTGTCACCGAGCTTGAACGCCGTGGTGGGCACGGAAGGACCGGCGATGACATCGACGCTTTCGAAGGCGCGGGTGAAGTCGCGCGCGATGAGGGTGCGCACGCGCTGCGCCTGCAGGTAGTAGGCGTCGTAGTAGCCAACGGACAAAGCGTAGGTGCCCAGGATGATGCGGCGCTTGACCTCGCCGCCGAAGCCCTCGCCGCGGGTCAGCGCCATGACCTCCTCGGCCGAGCGAGAGCCGTCGTCACCGCGGCGCTGGCCGTAGCGCATGCCGTCGAAGCGCGCGAGGTTCGACGACACCTCTGAGGTCTGGATGAGGTAGTAGGCGCCCATGACGTTGTCGAAGTTCGGGCAGTCGACCTCGACGATCTCGGCACCCTGGTTTTCAAGCTGGGCGAACGCGGCGTCGATGACCTCGTTGACGCCGTCCTGGGTGCCGGGGCGGGCGAACTGCTTGACGCGGCCGATTCTGACCCCGCGCAGATCGCCGGAAGCTCCCTCGCGCGCCGCGGCGACCACGGGCGGGACGGCGCTGTCGACGGAGGTGGCGTCGAACTCGTCGTGGCCGGCGATGATCTCGTGGAGCAGAGCCGTGTCAAGCACGTTGTTCGCGCAGGGGCCGACCTGGTCGAGCGAGGAGGCGTTGGCGATCACGCCGTAGCGCGACACCCCGCCGTAGGTCGGCTTCGCGCCGACGGTGCCGGTCAGGGACGCGGGCTGGCGGATCGACCCGCCGGTGTCGGTGCCAATGCCGAGTGGCGCCTGCCCGGCCGCGAGCGCGGCCGCCGTGCCGGAGCCGGAGCCGCCGGGCACGCGGGTGATGTCGTGCGGGTTCTTCGTCGGGTAGTACGCGGAGTTCTCGCCGGAGGAGCCCATCGCAAACTCGTCCAGGTTGGTCTTGCCGATAATCGGGATGCCGGCGTCGCGCAGCTTGGTCACCACGGTCGCGTCGTAGGGGCTGATGTAGCCTTCCAGCAGCTTCGACGCCGCGGTGGTCGGCGCATCGGTGGTCACCAGCAGGTCTTTCAGCGCCAACGGCACACCGGCGAGCGCGGAGGCCGGGGCCTGACCGGCCGCGACCTGCGCGTCGACGGCATCGGCGACGGCGAGCGCGGCGTCTGCGCT
Above is a window of Corynebacterium sanguinis DNA encoding:
- the gatA gene encoding Asp-tRNA(Asn)/Glu-tRNA(Gln) amidotransferase subunit GatA, with translation MTNYVIPSEGLIALPAHELAAKIQSGEVTSREVTQAFLDRIAETDAELGAFLHVSADAALAVADAVDAQVAAGQAPASALAGVPLALKDLLVTTDAPTTAASKLLEGYISPYDATVVTKLRDAGIPIIGKTNLDEFAMGSSGENSAYYPTKNPHDITRVPGGSGSGTAAALAAGQAPLGIGTDTGGSIRQPASLTGTVGAKPTYGGVSRYGVIANASSLDQVGPCANNVLDTALLHEIIAGHDEFDATSVDSAVPPVVAAAREGASGDLRGVRIGRVKQFARPGTQDGVNEVIDAAFAQLENQGAEIVEVDCPNFDNVMGAYYLIQTSEVSSNLARFDGMRYGQRRGDDGSRSAEEVMALTRGEGFGGEVKRRIILGTYALSVGYYDAYYLQAQRVRTLIARDFTRAFESVDVIAGPSVPTTAFKLGDKVDDPLAMYNFDLFTLPLNLAGLPGMSVPAGTAADTNLPVGLQIIAPAFEDDKMYRVGAAFEAGRR
- a CDS encoding MFS transporter, whose protein sequence is MQPLKPDAASAPVSALAALATGYFLIMVDQGIMPVLTPHLPFGVGAAVWLTSVYLICTVVPMPVAGRLGDRFGQRRIFIAGIALYLGALLLAAASWSLASLVAARALQGLGCAAFLPQAFGMINRFVPNDRRGRVFAVWGVVGSVGSLLGPILGGILVGAGWRTAFAAQAAIALVGLVLALKFLPQLPVSPARIDALSTALSLAGLGALVYGIQFLAWAPAFIGAALLAVFLAIQARGGDDALVPVRLFSDGNFAAGTFGIATMGFAVASMFIPVMYWLQGVAGVASTSAGLLTAPMSLLAMALTPYAGELSDRVSPRVLSAVGFGFMAAGLGLAWWVMHTGAPALLFAAVTSLLGVGSAFVWAPNATTTMRFVPDQAAGAASGLYNTVRQVGSVLGVALVGAVLAGGDVSSTAAPAIALPLTAMLLGLVSTAFLRRDVTAKTR
- a CDS encoding 6-phosphofructokinase, whose protein sequence is MRLATLTSGGDCPGLNAVIRGIVRTASSQYGSTVVGYLDGWVGLIEDRRIDLYDDAFIDSILLRGGTILGTGRLHPDKFKAGLDTIKRNLDDAGVDALIAIGGEGTLKGAKWLSDNGIPVVGVPKTIDNDVAATDYTFGFDTAVSVATDAIDRLHTTAESHNRILIVEVMGRHVGWIALHAGMAGGAHYTVIPEQPFDIAEICKAMERRFQMGEKYGIIVVAEGAVPKEGTMDAGLGEEDEFGHKTFNGMGQIIADEIKSRLGYDVRTTVLGHIQRGGTPTAYDRVLATRYGVNAARAVHEGKFDTCVALHGENIELVPLESAVAHLKQVPEGRYRTAQTMFG